A single region of the Montipora capricornis isolate CH-2021 chromosome 13, ASM3666992v2, whole genome shotgun sequence genome encodes:
- the LOC138030235 gene encoding histone demethylase UTY-like has translation MVSQVDVLSDREKEILTNYDSRLYGFLRVHDPIGDPSLPDLTHKSLLLKGVTFYESELKEEGKGADSSTFCKLGHFHLLLEDFAKALSAYQRFFNAQQVNYWKRIPHLVGWPISYIFR, from the exons ATGGTTTCCCAAGTTGATGTCTTGAGCGATCGAGAAAAGGAGATTTTAACGAATTATGACAG CCGTTTGTACGGATTTCTTCGAGTACACGATCCCATTGGAGATCCTTCTTTGCCCGATTTGACGCATAAATCGTTATTACTCAAG GGTGTTACTTTTTACGAGAGCGAGTTAAAAGAAGAAGGCAAAGGAGCTGATTCGTCCACTTTCTGCAAATTGGGTCATTTTCACCTGTTGCTAGAGGACTTTGCGAAAG CGCTATCAGCTTATCAGAGGTTTTTTAACGCCCAGCAAGTCAACTACTGGAAG CGTATCCCACACCTTGTTGGCTGGCCTATTTCGTACATTTTTCGCTGA